The Vigna angularis cultivar LongXiaoDou No.4 chromosome 9, ASM1680809v1, whole genome shotgun sequence DNA window GGTGCAAAACAATCAATTTAATGGATTTTTCTCATGAAAATCCATATACTCACTTAGCTACATTCCTAGAGATATGCAATATAGTGAAGGTCTACGAAGTGCTTGATAAGGTTATTCAGCTAAGTCTATTGCCTTTCTCATTGGTTGATAATGCCAAATTGTGGTTAAATTCATTCTCAGAGAATAGCTTAACTATGTGGGAGGATGTGGTTGCCAAGTTTTTAAATCAATACCTCCCTCAATCCAAGGCCAAGGGAAAGCAAGAAATCtcttcattccaacaagatggTGATGAAATATTGACTCAATCTTGGGATATGTTCAAGGAAttgctttaaaaaaatatcactcaTGATTTTGATGAACCTACAATGCTTAACCTATATTTTGAAGGGCTTAGATCTCACACCAAGTTGATGTTGGATGTCTCGACTGGAGGAAATATCATATGGAAGACACTTAGTGAAGCTCACGAGTTGACTAAAAATATGACTTCTAATGACAATGAACTACACAATAAGAGAGCTTAACctcaacaaaaaggtgttttacaacttcaatctcaagatgctttcTTGGTGCAAAACAATATCATGACTCAAAAACTTGAAGCTCTCATGAAAAAACTCACAAGTTCCTCAAGAGCTCCAAAATGTTTCTCAAGCTCAACACCAACAAGTACAAAGTTGTGAGttatgtggtggagatcataACAATAAGTAATGTGTCATGCAAAACATGACACAAAAAGAGGTTAATTATATGGAGAATTAGGATTGCCAAGGCAACTATAACTAAGGATGGAAACCTCACTTAAACATGGGAAGCAGAGCCATCAAATAAACCACCACTTcaacaatatcaacaacaaGTAAGTGTTTATTTTCAACCACAAGAACACGAAAGCTTTTATTCATAACTTGGAGATTCATTTGGGCCAACTAACTAAGAAATGGAGGagaaatttgattaaaattttatggcTAACACTTAAGTTAACCCAAAAGATAATGTTTAAGCTATTATTACAATGAATGGAAAGgtgttagaagagagaaaagagaagagaaaaaatgagAATGGAAAGAGTAAAGAGAAAAGTGAGACTATGAAATATGAACACTAATAACTTAACATGtgaacaacaaaaaattttcatttcttttaaaatattatatatatatatatatatatatatatatatatatatatatatatatatatatatatatatatatatatatatagggtttgcttacgcgcgtacgcctgtttttcagttggtacattttaacaatgtgtaccagattttagtagacaaaaatacccttatatatcatgaattctaagttttaaggttaaaggtattttaataattttcattctcaaaacttaaaaaaaaaaaaactccaaacccttactcacctctctcattcctctcaatcctttctctttcatctctctatatTCACCTTCaagcaaaggttcattcaagatctctttaatttcaccatcttcactaacctctctaatttcatcatttgaatatgttgaatcatcatgtCTAAAAACACCCTcgaggccaattaccaattcttttgaaTGTTggttgtgaaaattagataaaattatatacgacaaaaattataaaatgaaaactcattataaagtcattttttgtaagaaattgtttaacaatgagtgtttctgattttttccaagccaattaccaattcctttaatgtcattatgcttgtgaaaattagataaaattagataagacaaaaattataaaataaaaactcattataaaatcattttttgtaagaaattgtttaacaacgagtatttctgattttttccagatTAATTaacaattcctttatgcttgtgaaaattggataaaattagataagaaaaaaattataagatgaaaactcattataaaatcatttttttgtaagattgtttaatggcaagtgtttttgattttttcaattggggctacagtaggatgacagagaaaagattggagtgagaaagatgaaagagaaagggttgagagaaatttttgattttttcaattggagctacagtagggatgacaaagagaaaagattggagtgagaaagatgaaagagaaagggttgagaggaatgagagaggtgagtaagagtttggggtttacccttaaccttaaaacttagaatccatgatatataaggatatttttgtctactaaaattcggtacacattgctaaaacgtaccaactgaaaaacaggcgtacgcgttagcaaactcatatatatatatatatatatatatatatatatatatatatatatatatatatatatatatatatatatatatatatatatttaaaataacatctaaatgaaataatttcCAAAAGTagaaatgtaattaaaataaaaagttaatgataCTAACTCAAAACTTTGAAACTATAATGGTAACCAAACGAATTAAAcagaaaatgaattttctttttgatcGTGCAACTTTTGATGGATTTTGTTATCGTGGTCCATTTATATATCATATAGCCTTCTCTTCTTCTAATTAAGTAATAATCTGCAAAGGCTAGTCACCAAAAGATAAAGATTAATGGTTGAAATGATCGGTGGAAGAATGTCTTATAGGAATAATTAGGATAGGAATAGAAAGTATAATTCACAATATGGAGTTAGAAGacgtattaaaaaaaaactggaaatggaaaaaaaaaatgtgctgtttaattaattgattaccTCGTATAAATGTTTTCCAATTGTAGAATATTACATGCATATATTAACGGTTAAATCACATGAAGAGTTTTGTTTTATGGAAGTTATATTCATATAGttattagaattttttaaattagatttattaaatataagttattataAGGGTCTTGGAAaagcaataaaataaaacatttttcaagAAATGCAAAACAATGTTTTTCCATAACTCTTTCAATTGTTGAAAGGAAAGATTAATACTTTACAAGACAATGCAAAACATACTTCCTCCATTCATAATTAATAAGAAGTAATATAGATAGACTACTTTTGTATAAACTAATTTGAGTAGTATATGTTGCTTAAATTTAATacttaaatgaatatttttcaattttaatattgtgaGTTGTAATTGCATCAACCATATAAagttattttgtatttgatttttcatCAAATCTTAAGTTTCCTAATttattgacttttatttttgtaccatagttttcttcttctctcttagTCAAActtcatttataaaaacattctcttaacattttattttttaaaatttacatttttctcacTAAAGTTAagttaattctaatttttacttatttatgaaatttaatttatctcaataattttaaaactttccaTTATTGTTTCACTtatgttatataaataatatttgtgtttgttaaaattaaacttacaaTGTATACACATTTGGTAGTTAAGAACAAATACAActcaacaataaataaaatataaataaaagacataAAAAGTAAACCATTTATAGGAGATTGCTGTGTGAGTGAGTTTGCTCGAACAAAATTACTTTTACAcctaaaaatattcataatggTTACTTAATAAAATGCATAGTTGCACAGttactaaattaaacaaaaatatagcaTTCAACAAGAAAAGACAATTAACATATGTGCCAATTTGACAATTAGTTACGACAGATATTCTATTAGAGTCTTCAACTATATATAAAACCAAAAATTAGCTTTACATAAACGTAAATTTATGGCTTGAAAATTTCAACAATTCTACACTTTCAATCAAGAGAAAATCTTCAACAtggtaaacattttttttttcttttaatatgcaaattttattttcacattatccacctttacttctttttccaatCATTCCTAACCactaatttgtttaaattatttgagattacacaaaaaaaaatgattttatgtacatttttcataattaactAATGATTTATGTACATGTTAACACGAAGATGATGACTAAAGTAACTATACTCTCATTATCGATAATAATGTTGCTTTCTGGAAATGCATACTCAATTTATTTAGAACCTGAAAGTCATATCAAGTCAACTATTTTTTTGTCTGAAAAATTTGAAGTAGAACCGGGAAAAATTGcgttaaaaacatttttagatATTGATTTTCTTAAAGGTCATATTGGGATCAAGAGTTTTGAGGCTGAAGTAGTTGATGAGGATAACAATTCTATACCTTTATATGAAGCTTACCTCCACCATTGGTTTGCtgtaaaatatattgaaaatattacCATGTTACATTACATTGAACAATCCCATGACCTTCGTAATGATATTGAATACGAAAGAAATGATGAAACTTGTCAAGGTTTTATGCTACCACATTATATTGGGACTTGGGAGGAGAATCACGAGGAACATCCTCAAATCTTCCGAATCCTTTTGCAATTGAATTAGGTAATTCTAAAAAAATCAAGCATGGATTTGAAGAAAAGTGGTTGTTTAACATCATGGTAATTGATACTCGTGGCACACATAATAGAAAAGGTTGCACACAATGTAGATGCAACCTTTTGAATCTCTCGAAGAACTTTTACAATGTCACAATGGGTGTTGATGGCCAACCATTGCACTTAAATTACAAAGGAGGAATCTTTTGTTGTCAAGATAACTTACAATGCAAATTACGAGAGGGTTTTCATGGTCCAACAAGAAACCTTTCCCTAAGATACAAAATAAGGTGGGTTGATTGGGATGAAAACCAAGTGCcacttaaattttatatacttgATGCAACTGATCGTGCAAGAAATGGTTCTGCCGCAATTCATGAGTGTCAGgtgaatattttattcaatatacaCTATTTCATAAATGATAAGCATACTTTCGAATCTTAattaaattccaaaaaaaaagtaGTAGCCTATTGATTACTtttgaacaaaaaaatcaaGTAACATAAATCTCTTAATTTGTTATAGATTGATTATACAATTCCAAGAAATCATGAAAGTGACTCCCCTCATGTCAAGAAAGCAAACATCCTAATGGTTAAAGGTGGTTATCTTATATATGGTACTGCTCATATGCACACTGGTGTTGTCAATGCAACTTTGTATGGACAGGTGacattatttgatatttattaacATTCCTATTAATGTGTATGATTTCCATTAGATACATTTTTGTGAACCTTTTTGTCCTTCAtatattcttaataaaatttcttgattaaatctatatatttttaagaagttAACTTTTTTAACTATCTTTtctaactttataattttattaaattaggaTGGAAGGGTATTATGTACTTCAACACCAAAGTATGGGACAGGAAAAGAAGCAGGAAATGAAAGAGGTTACCTAGTTGCAATGTCGGTTTGTTATCCAAAACCTGGTTCTATCAAGATTAAAGATGGTGAAATTCTAACACTAGAGTCCATATACGTAAACAAATTTCATACTGGAGTCATGGGTCATTTTTACATTTACTTGGCTGAACAACTTCCATAAGAAGATTTAAAAATTGGATGTGAAACTAGTGATGTTATTTTTCTTGATAGCTTATGCAACTTGTGGTGTATCGAAAATAAGAATATTGTAAttcctttttacttttatattaactaatgtaaaattatttcattatgaCATCAAgtaaattatattgttaaaatgtaaAGCTAAATAGGTTATACAAGTAAAACTAACTATAAAGCTTGTTGAGAAATATGATTGTTGTTTAAGACATCCTTTTAAACTAATATGTGAAAGTTGTTTAAATCCTATAATTTGGGAAAAGTACAAACTTAATTATTAATGTGAATAATTTATGTTGttattatttaggtttaatgtttcggtaggtcCCTTTTTTcatccagaatctcaaataggtctctatgtctcaattgggtccttatttttgaaaacttgAAACAAATAAAGGCTTCCAGTTAAATTGGCCAAATGTCGTTTAAGAGGCCCTTACATGACATGCTGACAGTATTTTCGCCTAAGCTAAACCTTCTCGTCTGAGCGATATATGCACTGGAACCTTTTCGCTTAAGATAAAACTAAGTTGCCTAGGCGAGATTTAGGCTAAAACTTAGGGTGCCCACTGGAACATTTTTGCTTGCGCGAAACTTTGCTCGCCTGGCAACAATGTCATGCAACTAAGCTTGAGCCACTAGAGTTTTTTCGCTTAGGCGAAACTTGGGTTTCCTGAGTGAATCCTTTTAAAATTGTTGTCTCGTCAATCTAGCTTAAGcgaatttagcttaagcgagaccATGCGACCCTGTGTTAAAACTCAGAAAAGGAAGGACTGGTTCATAACCACTTTCTTTCCAACACAATATTTTCTTTCCTCAAATTATAGGACACGAGGTATGAAGAGATAAAACACTGGTACTTtatcacaaaaagaaaagtgaTTTTGCTTCAACAGGAATATGATCCCTTTTTTATTAAGATTCCAACTTTTTGATATACCATTAATCATTGTTGCTATTGGGGTAAGGTATCTCATTTTCATGAATTACACAACAAAGTATACTTTAATGAAATTCAACAGCTAAAAAAAACcgaaactaatttaaataaataaaatattaaaaataaataaaaataaccttcGTTAAATCAATCCTAATcttatttgttttgaatattttttataatcatcgtttgttaaataaaatattaaaaataaataaagttagaaCGTTCATTAAACtgacattaatattatttatttttaatatctttttatgtaGTTAGCATTCATCAAACTGAtactaacttaaataaataaaatagtaaaaaataaataagtttaatgttaacttaattaaatttaactttatttacttataatttttttatattattaaccTCTTATAAGTTAATATcaacacaaatatttatttattaaaagaaaattagaaataactttacgtttttttaattttttaagtttagtcTTCTGTACCGTACTGAGAAGCCAACGCTAAtaacattaatgttaatatttgaaagctaaatcaatattttattgtaataatacaaataataatattagtagCATTAGTAGCATTGGTGGTTTAAGGAGACTAAAGTTCGGAAGagattacttttatttaaacttcTTAATAGAAATTTcggaaataatatttaaaattaatttttattaaaaggatttcaaaattataaacttttagaataaaattatactttttatatcGATTTGTTGTATTAAGATATTGTTacataaatatttgataaattatgaataaaaaaaataagttattttcaatttcaaagtaTATATGATGTAATTAGCTTCCAATATATATCATTCTCTTACGTAATTATttacaatcaaacaaaaatttaatttacacaAGTGGAAAAAGGGCTTTAGTATGTTATTTGGATTTTTAAAGTCTGATCTTTgaccgacgtctatatggatgATGTTAATGAGACGTCAGACCCAATAGGTCATAGACGTTCGATCCATACAGGtcaaacgtctatatagacgtctaacATTACAGATGAGATGTCTAAAACGTTGTCGTATTTGATTGGATCTTTTTTCGCTTGAGCCCTCTCGGGTTGTTCCTGGTTCAtagtgattcgagtttacaactttatattttagttaataaaattaactagtAATTCTTTATAATATGGTAATTTATTTATCCAACTTAATACGTTATCAAATAAGAATACTATTTACACTAAATATCAATTTGTAGATTTAGttaatttcatatcaaataaCTTAAGTGCTAATATGACAATCCAGTTCATTGATGACTTGACAATTTTATTACACTTATTTTAGCAGGAAAAAagcaaaataattttagaaaaaaaggaatatatatatatatatatatatatatatatatatatatatatatatatatatatatatatatatatatatatatatatatatatatatatatatatatgcacccAAAAAAAAGTATCCATATCCatattttaaggattaaaatACATCCAATCCTATGTTTTACAGGTTTATAGTATTATATGATGCTAGGCTGCAATTGGGCTAACTTTAAGTATAATTTATGTGCTAATTttgtctaattttatttatgagttacattttgtctaattttatttataatataagtcATGCGCagctaattataattttagattgAACCTCTAACACTAGTTTTAACAAAGTGGCATAAAAATTGTCTAATATCTCAAGTTTGCAGATGTCCTGAGTTTAATAATAGATTAAGCTAATTAATACTATTGCATCAAACTTGATCATTTCAAAGTTTTCTACCACATTAAAATACAAGCCAGGAAAACGTGGTCAtaaaaaacctaaaaattaaACTATCCAAAAAATGATAGGTGAGAAATCCAAAATGGAAAACATAATTTAGTTCattcatcaaaatatttttcacgaatttaatatatacaaaaaattgttaaaaataataaataatattttttaaatatcactaagaaatttaaaattctatattttatcGTGCATACCCATCAGTTTAAACTTTAAGGAAACCATTAAGGCCATCAACAATGTTATAGAGATTATCTCAATATATGTGagaataactttttatttattaagtaattgaTGTTATGAAATATCAAGCATCATTCTTACTAGGGTGAACTAATTGCACACATTCATAAAATACTGtcagttcattttttttttgttgaagttaatcacatttatttattgaaatatttcttCTATAACTCCACATTTTCAAAGAGTTCAAATAGAAATGTATTGtaacataaaatatatgtaGGATCAGTTTCATTAAATTCCAcaaactttaagaaaaaaatggtgGTTTTACAATACAATATCTCAAAACTTACACATTAGAAGATGTTTCAAACTcaaagatagagagagagaatgagCAAACTGAAGAACTCTTGCATCTCTATAAATTCACCAGCTTTGTCATAAACCATGAAATATATTTGGTGAGAAAAACTGCATTATAGTTAATCAATGGAGGTCAAAACTCACATAGCAATAGTTTCAGTTCCAGTATACAGTCATCTACGTTCAATTCTTGAGTTCTCTAAGAGACTGATTCATCTCCACCATGATATTCATGTCACATGCATTAACCCTACATTTGGTTCACCCTGCAACAACACCAAAGCCCTTTTTGATTCTCTTCCCTTAACCCTAAACCAGATGTTCCTTCCACCAGTTAACTTGGAGGATCTTCCACATGACACTCACCCTGCAATCCAAGTTCAGGTCACAATCTCTCGTTCTCTACCTCTGATCTATGATGCATTGAAGGCACTGCATGCTACTTCAAGGCTTGTTGCAATCATTTCAGATGGTTTGATAACCCAAGTGCTACCCTTTGGCAAAGAACTCAATGTGTTGTCCTACTCATATTTTCCATCCACATCAATGTTACTGTCACTTTGTTTGTATTCTTCTATGCTTGACAAGGCAATATCTTGTGAGTACAGAGACCTGCTAGAACCTATAGAGATTCCTGGTTGCATACCGATTCATGGAACTGATCTTCCCGACCCTCTTCAGAATCGATCAGGTGCAGCATATGAACAATTTCTCGAAGGTAATGAAAGCTTCAATCtacttttgttttctctcttttataaTGAACATTGATGTATTGACTTGACAATTTTGAATTAGCAATTACTTGTGCAGTAACTATAATAGTATTTTATTCATGACTACTCATCTGTATTGTTAAACTGAAGTTGTAAAAGTGGTTATTTAAACATCTGTATTTAAGGCTTTGAATGTTTTAGATGTGAATTGTTTCACTGAATTCTAACCAAACATCTGTAATATCCTTTAAGTAATCTGCTATtgaatataacataataataggAAGAAGGATATTTGTCACCACCATTTGACAACAACTCATTTAAGAGTAAAATAGtcacagaaaaaaaatacactttttgtaaagaaaaagtaaaagtgaaAAGTAATAAAGGATACTGAAATGAAATGGATGTAAGAGAATTTTGGATGTCAAAATACTATAATTTTGTATAGGGTTTAGGATACCTCAAATTTTGTCACATTTATTTAGTTCTATGTTGCTGATAAAAAAAGGAAGTTTTGAATCTTTTGAGTGATGAAActaattatgaatatatatatgttgaCAACATATTTTTGAAGGCAATGAAAGATTCTACTTAGCTGATGGTATATTGGTTAACAACTTTTTGGAGATGGAAGAAGGGATCATAAGAGCCTTGCAAGAAGAACAGGAGAAAGGAACAATCCCTTGTGTTTATGCAGTGGGACCCTTTGTGCAAGAGGATCCATGCAGAGAGGGAAGCAGCAATGACATAAAATATCTGAGATGGTTGGACAAACAACAATGCAATTCTGTGTTATATGTTTCATTTGGAAGTGGTGGCACACTGTCTCATGAACAGATAAAAGAGCTTGCTTGGGGATTGGAACTGAGTGGCCAAAAGTTCTTGTGGGTGTTAAGACCACCTAACAAGTTTGGCATTATTGCAGACATTGGTGCCAGAAATGAGGACCCTTTTGAGTTTCTACCAGATGGGTTTTTGAAGAGAACAGAAGGGCATGGGTTGGTGGTGCCTTATTGGGCATCACAGGTTCAAATCCTTGGTCATGGTGCAATTGGGGGATTCCTATGCCATTGTGGTTGGAATTCAACACTTGAAGGTGTTGTGCATGGGATTCCACTGATTGCATGGCCACTCTTTGCTGAGCAAAAGATGAATGCAGTTCTGCTGAGTGATGATTTGAAAGTGGCTcttagggttagggttagtGAGAATGGGATTGTGGAAAGGGAAGAGATAAGTAGGATCATAAGGAAGCTGATGGTGGGAGAAGAAGGCAAGGAAATTATTcatagaatgaaaattttgaaagatgCTGCTGTTGATGCTATCAAGGATGAAGGATCTTCAACAGTAACCCTAACTCAGTTGGCACTAAAGTGGAAAAGTTTGAGTTTGGGATGTGATTAAAACTATCTTTGCAGTTAAATAAAAATGGTAGATTAATGGTAAGGTGATACATGTCTATATTCATACAATCATTTTACACATTATATCAtagatattaaaagaataaaaattaataaaagaatggatttatatatatatatatatatatatatatatatatatatatatatatatatatatatatatatatatatatatatatatatattttaaaatagtattaaatgaacataaaaaaatgtgttaaaaagtataatttttcaaaatagtatatgtatatcttttaattttttatatctatttattatctaaacatatttatatatttacttttctatttaattcttcttaaattattttatatttaaaaataaaaatataattttgttaatgtCAAGTAggtgtagaaaaaaaatgaagtgttTTGTGGATTATTGCTTTAGTTCTGATTGAACTAAAAAtctcattattataaaaatcaagACGATTCTTCATGTTTATCCATGAAAAAAAACCAACttaattatcattatattacattttaattatactttttaactattaattataaattgaattaattttaaaaaataattgttaacaTTTAACTCcctttaattattatatatatatatatatatatacatatatatatatatatatatatatatatatatacattagtatttggaattaaaaaaataaaagaaagtatgattaaaatatgaatataatggTTGTATAGGGTGTTTTTTATTGGAGAGTGTCAAagtataaaataagaaaagaggattttaccaaatatattaaagtaaaatatatttctacAGAATTGTTTAATCCAATTTTTATTTGAGATATATTGAACAAtgtcatttataaaaaaacaaaaaaggggCGGGTTGCAAACGTGTATTGTAATGTTCTCTTAAAATTAGAatgatatcatattttttaaatatataaataatgtgcAGAGtttaagaattgaaataaaatagtgaaaataacaatgaaagggaaaaaaaattctatctATCCTTATGATTGTTGACCAAGgagtataatatttatttcataaaaattgattcaattaatttctaataatattattaataatcttACCTGCAGATATCTGCAAAAACACGTTTGTTTTGTCACCCCGGCCCTAACAAGAGACACTTTAGAGGATAAAATACCCTTATAATCAAGTGTATTAGGAAATCAGCTGATTAAATTGTAACAGAATCATGcacatgataaaatttaaaatgaattacaATTACAATCGTCCGTCTTCTAATTAACgtgattatttttctttatcctcaacttcttttccttcattttaaAGGAAACGTTTTATAATGTAAAGAGTGCAAGATGAGATATTTGCAGACAACTCATTGTCTGTATTAGAGAGATGCAAACATAAGTATGTTGACGTGTGAACTAAAACGGAAAACAGCTGATTATTATGGgcaaaaaattacattttacatCATCAAATTTACAAAGAAATTTGCCGAAGGGGGATGAAGGTATGGAGAGTACAATGGAGAACTCAACAGATATTTACAGTAACATCATGGGATAATAACTATATGAACTTCTACTCTTTTAGCTTAGAATGTTAGAACCTGATCCTCCAAGCTTTTTACATCAACCAATTTCCTTTTCcaaattttgaatgaatttggattGGTATAAGAAGTGGAAGCTGCTTCTGGGATTCAACCAAGCAATAGTTGCATCTAGTTACGACATAGTTTAAAGATCATCTACTCACGAGCCAACCCGGTTTAAATAGGGTGTCTTCCTTAAAATTGCGGCCTGATACAGACACTGACTCACCTTGACGACGGTAACACTACAAAGGATTGAAAAGCATAAGTGAGAAATTTAAATTCTTATAGTGCTAGAAAAATGAGgcacaaataaacaaaatataagtcaACCTGATATATTTACCAATGTTATTAAggaaaattttcttctttcaatgcATGAACAGTAAACAAtgaatttaagagaaaaaaaattgtagctGAAGTTTTATACTAAACAGATTAGTTAACAAAAACGATGGAGCATTACTTCGAGAATGAAATGGATGAGCTCAAGAAAGGTCTATAAAGAAATGGAGAAACAAGTTTAGCTGATAAATTTACTCTGTTGCAGAGGAATAAAGATCAAGTGTCCTAAAATCAAACATTTGGCAACAGCGTAGCAAGATTGTGGTGAGACATGGAAGTTTGGGACAAAAGTTCTATTTGAGGCATGAATTGAGAGAAGAGCTCGAGTAACTAACCTTGTAACATACAACAGTGTCATCGGGATACATTGCAAATAGCTTCGTACCAAGCCGTGCATCACAGGAATCACAGAGACTCTCATCATCAATTTGAACATGCCTTGACCTCTCCTCCAATCTTGATAATCTTGCATCAATGTCCACAGCACGAGATAAATTATGCACAATCTGAAAGAATTTCTAACTAAGATCACAAGCCCATAATACGTGATTGACAACAGAAAGAAGAAATCAACCTTGAAATGTCAGACTACAGAGcacaaagaaaaattaatctggGGAAGATGGCATATAGGAGTTATTGGTAAAAATTAGTTTCATTTCAGAAATTACTGAATTTGGTGGTTACATTACATCCATACAAACTGGTGC harbors:
- the LOC108346811 gene encoding hydroquinone glucosyltransferase — translated: MEVKTHIAIVSVPVYSHLRSILEFSKRLIHLHHDIHVTCINPTFGSPCNNTKALFDSLPLTLNQMFLPPVNLEDLPHDTHPAIQVQVTISRSLPLIYDALKALHATSRLVAIISDGLITQVLPFGKELNVLSYSYFPSTSMLLSLCLYSSMLDKAISCEYRDLLEPIEIPGCIPIHGTDLPDPLQNRSGAAYEQFLEGNERFYLADGILVNNFLEMEEGIIRALQEEQEKGTIPCVYAVGPFVQEDPCREGSSNDIKYLRWLDKQQCNSVLYVSFGSGGTLSHEQIKELAWGLELSGQKFLWVLRPPNKFGIIADIGARNEDPFEFLPDGFLKRTEGHGLVVPYWASQVQILGHGAIGGFLCHCGWNSTLEGVVHGIPLIAWPLFAEQKMNAVLLSDDLKVALRVRVSENGIVEREEISRIIRKLMVGEEGKEIIHRMKILKDAAVDAIKDEGSSTVTLTQLALKWKSLSLGCD